In Lewinellaceae bacterium, a single window of DNA contains:
- a CDS encoding cupin domain-containing protein gives MRKKKYDIAQDEVREWLSGDAGGPPSDQELEQAEEALLGFAEGHATPAPAPLREKILGKLRALNAQQRQKQKLQPDNLPLLTSSSNWLEWKEVAEGIAPPEDYENIHLHTLESSENRELFIAWVKEYVPEEVHYDLLESFLILEGSCKCYITGEAGHTRTVRLGPGDFIAMQTGETHDIRITSEQPAKAILQWVKLEG, from the coding sequence ATGAGGAAAAAGAAATACGATATTGCACAGGATGAAGTCCGGGAATGGCTTTCCGGAGACGCCGGCGGCCCGCCTTCCGACCAGGAACTGGAACAAGCAGAAGAAGCCTTGCTCGGGTTCGCCGAAGGCCACGCCACTCCGGCGCCGGCGCCTTTGCGGGAGAAGATACTGGGTAAGCTCCGGGCCCTCAACGCTCAGCAACGGCAAAAACAAAAACTGCAGCCCGACAACCTGCCGCTGCTTACCTCATCCTCCAACTGGCTGGAATGGAAGGAGGTGGCGGAGGGTATCGCTCCACCGGAAGATTATGAAAATATCCACCTGCACACGCTTGAGTCTAGCGAAAATCGCGAACTGTTTATCGCCTGGGTAAAAGAATATGTACCCGAAGAAGTGCATTACGACCTGCTGGAGAGCTTCCTCATCCTGGAGGGCTCCTGTAAATGCTACATCACCGGTGAAGCCGGCCATACCCGCACCGTGCGCCTGGGGCCAGGCGATTTTATCGCCATGCAAACCGGGGAAACGCACGATATCCGCATTACTTCAGAGCAACCGGCCAAGGCCATTTTGCAGTGGGTGAAGCTGGAAGGATGA
- a CDS encoding metallophosphoesterase — translation MNYTAGLINRVFRTAGCFFWLASALFACSREAGGPPEAERYIFLGHPYDWNHPARVDSRLERLDYRPFAQVWLGGDVCAHAAGHPEALPYLDSLFDLDRVHWALGNHDYDYGDPQAILGYLRRPSFYARWQNGYCLMVLNTNLFWPYPSPPPQRDCGQKAAQWDMIRTVADTIREASHLVILHHLGLFNDLKINPAGDTLRAFNVNAAPIYGACDPDSEMTATVYPWLAAAQKRGVQVVLIGGDVGMQAKSFEFRTTEGIWLLGSGINNSLRREYAPEYVKDFGPDKVLLLEYKPGDKELSWEFVELDSLLP, via the coding sequence ATGAACTATACTGCTGGCCTGATAAACAGGGTATTTCGCACCGCCGGATGCTTTTTTTGGCTGGCATCGGCCTTGTTTGCCTGTTCGCGTGAAGCCGGCGGCCCACCTGAGGCCGAACGTTATATCTTTCTGGGCCACCCTTACGACTGGAACCATCCTGCCCGGGTGGATTCCCGGTTGGAACGGCTGGATTACCGACCCTTCGCCCAGGTTTGGCTGGGCGGCGATGTGTGCGCCCACGCCGCCGGCCACCCGGAAGCGCTTCCCTATCTGGATAGTTTATTTGACCTGGACAGGGTGCACTGGGCGCTGGGCAACCACGATTACGACTACGGAGACCCTCAGGCTATTCTCGGCTACTTACGACGCCCGTCCTTTTATGCCCGCTGGCAGAACGGCTACTGCCTGATGGTGTTGAACACCAACCTTTTCTGGCCCTATCCTTCCCCTCCGCCACAACGCGATTGCGGGCAGAAAGCAGCCCAATGGGACATGATCCGCACCGTGGCCGACACCATCCGGGAGGCTTCCCACCTCGTCATCCTGCACCACCTCGGGCTATTCAATGACTTGAAGATAAATCCAGCAGGAGATACCCTGCGGGCCTTCAACGTCAATGCGGCGCCCATCTACGGCGCCTGCGATCCGGATTCGGAAATGACGGCCACGGTTTACCCCTGGCTGGCGGCGGCGCAGAAGCGAGGCGTGCAGGTGGTGCTCATCGGCGGAGATGTAGGGATGCAGGCCAAATCTTTCGAATTCAGAACAACCGAAGGAATATGGTTGTTAGGTTCCGGCATCAACAATTCCCTGCGCCGGGAATATGCCCCGGAGTATGTAAAGGACTTCGGGCCGGACAAGGTGTTGCTGCTGGAGTATAAGCCTGGGGATAAGGAGTTGAGCTGGGAGTTTGTGGAGCTGGATAGCCTGTTGCCTTAG
- the ccoN gene encoding cytochrome-c oxidase, cbb3-type subunit I has protein sequence MAQVEKFSYDNAIVRKFAYASILFGLVGILVGLIAALQLVFPALNLGIAETTFGRIRPLHTNAAIFAFVGNGIFMGVYYSLQRLLKTRMFSKGLSEFHFWGWQAIILAAAITLPLGITSAKEYAELEWPIDLAIAAVWVAFGINMFGTILKRREQHLYVAIWFYIATWVTVTVLHIGNNLELPVSLWKSYPLFAGVQDALLQWWYGHNAVAFFLTTPYLGLMYYFLPKAANRPVYSYKLSIIHFWALIFIYIWAGPHHLLYTSLPDWAQSLGTVFSIMLIAPSWGGMLNGLLTLRGAWDRVRQDPVLKFMVVAVTAYGMATFEGPMLSIKSVNAISHYTDWTIGHVHIGTLGWNGFLTFGILYWMLPRLFNTKLYSQKLANAHFWIGTLGILFYAIPLYWAGWTQSLMWKQFTPDGFLQYGNFLETVTQIIPMYALRALGGTLYVTGYLVMIYNLVKTVQSGSFIGDEAAEAPAASTWAAHHGKEHWHRWIERRPVQMLIAATIAILIGGMVEIFPMVMIDDQVPKIESVTPYTPLELEGRDIYIREGCLGCHSQMVRPFRSETERYGEYSKSGEYIYDRPFLWGSKRTGPDLHRVGGKYPDSWHYNHMEEPQTTSPGSIMPPYPWLLRDELSTKNTAAKIRALQKLGTPYPEGYDQIAVDDLQKQASIVAASLRKDGIDADKLEEKEIIAVIAYLQRLGTDIKPKPQAGN, from the coding sequence ATGGCACAAGTTGAGAAATTCAGTTACGACAATGCCATCGTCCGGAAGTTTGCCTATGCCTCTATACTGTTTGGCTTGGTGGGCATCCTGGTGGGCCTCATCGCGGCCCTTCAGCTGGTGTTCCCTGCGTTAAACCTCGGCATAGCCGAGACGACTTTCGGCCGGATTCGCCCGCTGCACACCAATGCAGCCATTTTTGCTTTTGTGGGCAACGGCATTTTTATGGGGGTCTATTACTCCCTGCAGCGCCTGTTGAAGACGCGCATGTTCAGCAAGGGCCTAAGCGAATTCCATTTCTGGGGTTGGCAAGCCATTATCCTGGCGGCGGCCATTACCCTGCCGCTGGGCATCACCAGCGCCAAGGAATACGCCGAGCTGGAGTGGCCGATCGACCTGGCCATCGCCGCCGTATGGGTCGCTTTCGGCATCAACATGTTCGGCACCATCCTGAAGCGCCGCGAACAGCACCTCTATGTAGCGATCTGGTTCTACATTGCTACCTGGGTGACCGTCACGGTGCTTCACATCGGCAACAACCTGGAGCTTCCGGTGAGCCTCTGGAAGAGCTACCCGCTCTTCGCCGGCGTTCAGGATGCATTGCTCCAGTGGTGGTACGGGCACAACGCGGTGGCCTTCTTCCTCACCACCCCTTACCTGGGGCTGATGTACTATTTCCTTCCCAAGGCCGCCAACCGCCCGGTGTACTCCTATAAGCTGTCTATCATCCACTTTTGGGCGCTTATTTTCATCTACATCTGGGCAGGGCCGCACCACCTGCTGTACACTTCTCTGCCCGACTGGGCACAGTCGCTGGGCACCGTATTTTCTATCATGCTCATCGCTCCTTCCTGGGGCGGCATGCTCAACGGCCTGCTGACGCTGCGAGGCGCCTGGGACCGCGTGCGGCAAGATCCCGTGCTCAAGTTTATGGTGGTAGCCGTAACTGCCTACGGCATGGCCACCTTCGAAGGCCCCATGCTTTCTATAAAATCGGTCAACGCCATTAGCCACTATACCGACTGGACCATCGGCCACGTGCACATCGGCACCCTGGGCTGGAATGGTTTCCTGACCTTCGGTATCCTCTACTGGATGCTTCCCAGGCTGTTCAACACCAAACTATACTCTCAGAAGCTGGCCAACGCTCACTTCTGGATCGGCACCCTGGGTATCCTGTTCTATGCCATTCCCCTCTACTGGGCCGGCTGGACCCAAAGCCTGATGTGGAAGCAGTTCACTCCGGATGGCTTCCTGCAATACGGCAACTTCCTGGAAACGGTCACCCAGATCATACCCATGTACGCGCTGCGCGCCCTGGGGGGCACTTTATATGTGACCGGTTATTTAGTCATGATCTACAACCTGGTTAAGACCGTACAATCCGGATCCTTCATCGGCGACGAAGCAGCGGAAGCGCCGGCCGCCTCCACCTGGGCTGCCCACCACGGCAAAGAACACTGGCACCGCTGGATCGAGCGCCGCCCGGTACAAATGCTGATCGCCGCCACCATCGCCATCCTCATCGGCGGCATGGTCGAAATCTTCCCCATGGTCATGATCGATGACCAGGTGCCCAAGATCGAATCCGTAACGCCTTATACGCCATTGGAACTGGAAGGCCGCGACATATACATCCGCGAGGGCTGCCTCGGTTGCCACTCCCAGATGGTGCGCCCCTTCCGCTCCGAGACCGAGCGCTACGGCGAGTACTCCAAGTCGGGCGAATACATCTACGACCGCCCCTTCCTGTGGGGTTCCAAGCGCACCGGGCCGGACCTGCACCGCGTCGGCGGCAAATACCCGGACAGCTGGCACTACAACCACATGGAAGAGCCGCAAACCACTTCGCCCGGCTCCATCATGCCGCCTTATCCGTGGCTGCTGAGAGATGAACTGAGCACCAAAAATACCGCCGCCAAAATCCGCGCCCTGCAGAAACTGGGCACCCCTTATCCGGAGGGGTACGACCAGATCGCGGTCGACGACCTGCAGAAGCAGGCCAGCATCGTGGCGGCCAGCCTGCGCAAGGATGGCATCGATGCCGATAAACTCGAAGAGAAAGAGATCATCGCGGTTATTGCCTATCTGCAACGGCTCGGCACGGACATTAAACCCAAGCCGCAGGCGGGGAATTAG
- the ccoS gene encoding cbb3-type cytochrome oxidase assembly protein CcoS, producing MKIIFLLIMVSLIVALGFLGAFLWAVRSGQYDDDYSPAVRILFDENSEPAGAPSQDTSPQQSETNHNTSKS from the coding sequence ATGAAAATCATTTTCCTTCTCATCATGGTGAGCCTCATCGTAGCGCTGGGTTTTCTGGGGGCTTTTTTATGGGCTGTGCGCAGCGGCCAGTACGATGACGACTACAGCCCTGCCGTCCGCATCCTCTTCGACGAAAACAGCGAACCCGCGGGCGCACCTTCGCAGGATACCTCTCCGCAACAATCAGAAACCAACCATAACACATCAAAATCTTGA
- a CDS encoding sigma-70 family RNA polymerase sigma factor, with protein sequence MSQRERDRTAELVMSLKAGDDNAFAALYDAYSNLLFGVIVRIVEQREEAENLLQDCFVKIWEHLDSYDPARGRLATWLINIARNTAIDFTRSKYYSQKRKNQKLENFVNPETGALTFHLPVETLGLRQVVGTLTPTCRQVIEWMYFEGYTQQEIADNFDIPLGTVKTRTRQAIKELRKIFLGTQ encoded by the coding sequence ATGTCGCAAAGGGAACGAGACCGGACCGCAGAGCTCGTCATGAGCCTGAAAGCAGGAGACGACAATGCCTTCGCTGCGCTGTACGACGCATATTCCAACCTGCTCTTCGGCGTCATCGTCCGCATCGTTGAGCAACGGGAGGAAGCGGAGAACCTGCTCCAGGACTGTTTTGTGAAAATATGGGAGCATCTGGACAGTTACGACCCTGCCCGCGGCAGGCTCGCTACCTGGCTCATCAACATCGCCCGGAATACGGCCATCGACTTTACCCGTTCGAAATATTATTCCCAGAAACGCAAAAACCAAAAGCTGGAAAATTTCGTAAATCCGGAAACCGGCGCCCTGACTTTTCATCTGCCCGTGGAAACGCTTGGCCTCCGGCAAGTGGTGGGAACCCTAACCCCCACCTGCCGGCAGGTCATCGAGTGGATGTACTTCGAAGGCTATACCCAACAGGAAATCGCCGATAATTTCGACATTCCTCTGGGCACGGTAAAAACCCGTACGCGCCAGGCGATTAAAGAATTGAGGAAAATATTTTTGGGAACTCAGTAA
- a CDS encoding GNAT family N-acetyltransferase: protein MKDSIPRTPNLQFHLENNPELLTRLNRHVHTLHHEKHPDIFAPYDYEQFLPWYEGLLAQDNVYGIVAYLDEVPAGYALALHKQYAGVSPFHADGYELMQIDQMAIVPEYQHKGIGKKLIHYIREFCREKGINRLQLSVWLDNEIAKSFYEQMGFEGYLLYMEMKME, encoded by the coding sequence ATGAAGGACTCCATTCCACGCACCCCAAACCTCCAATTCCACCTGGAAAATAACCCTGAACTGCTCACTCGCCTGAACCGCCACGTCCATACCCTTCACCACGAGAAACACCCTGACATTTTCGCGCCTTACGATTATGAGCAATTCCTGCCCTGGTACGAAGGATTGCTGGCGCAGGATAACGTTTATGGCATAGTGGCCTATCTGGACGAAGTCCCGGCAGGCTATGCTTTGGCCCTTCATAAACAGTACGCCGGTGTCAGCCCTTTCCACGCGGATGGTTACGAGCTGATGCAGATCGACCAGATGGCCATCGTGCCGGAATACCAGCACAAAGGGATCGGTAAAAAGCTGATCCATTACATCCGCGAATTCTGCCGGGAGAAGGGCATCAACCGCCTGCAGCTCAGCGTCTGGCTGGACAATGAGATCGCCAAAAGCTTTTATGAACAGATGGGCTTTGAAGGGTATTTGCTGTATATGGAAATGAAAATGGAGTAG
- a CDS encoding nuclear transport factor 2 family protein: protein MKTTSFSVLMAVVETKSSIQQRNIASVQHIYDCFGRGDVPGILDHLSDGIEWWHAGDPSVVKYAGAFQGKDGVVQFFQILGANVQFTGFEISNYRANGNEVICDGNVSGIATPTGKAYNVFPVFTWTFDEQGKVCILRADGDMSAADAAFGK from the coding sequence ATGAAAACGACTTCCTTTTCCGTCCTCATGGCTGTAGTAGAAACCAAAAGCAGCATCCAGCAACGCAACATCGCATCCGTACAGCACATCTATGACTGCTTCGGGCGGGGCGACGTTCCCGGCATCCTCGATCACTTGTCCGATGGCATAGAATGGTGGCATGCCGGCGACCCTTCCGTCGTTAAGTATGCCGGCGCCTTCCAGGGCAAGGACGGCGTTGTGCAATTCTTCCAGATACTGGGCGCAAACGTGCAGTTCACGGGTTTTGAGATTTCCAATTACCGCGCCAACGGCAACGAGGTGATTTGCGACGGCAATGTCTCCGGCATCGCCACGCCCACCGGCAAGGCCTACAACGTATTCCCCGTCTTCACCTGGACGTTCGACGAGCAGGGCAAGGTTTGCATCCTGCGAGCCGACGGCGACATGTCGGCAGCCGATGCTGCTTTTGGCAAGTAA
- a CDS encoding UbiX family flavin prenyltransferase, which translates to MTKIAIGIGGSSGSIYAKVLLDKLVTLQDQLEAVGVVMSDNAKFNWEYELGEKSYENYPFQFYGKRDFMAPFASGSAQYGVVIICPCSMGLLGRIANGISDDLTTRAADVALKERRRLILVPRETPYNLIHLSNMKAITEAGGVICPASPSFYSKPQNFEELAATVVDRVIGLAGLEVDTYRWGEP; encoded by the coding sequence ATGACCAAAATAGCCATCGGCATCGGCGGCTCCAGCGGGAGCATCTACGCCAAAGTACTACTCGACAAGCTGGTAACGCTCCAGGATCAGCTGGAAGCGGTAGGCGTCGTCATGAGCGACAACGCCAAATTCAACTGGGAATACGAACTGGGAGAAAAAAGCTATGAAAACTATCCCTTCCAGTTCTATGGCAAGCGGGATTTCATGGCCCCCTTCGCTTCCGGTTCCGCTCAATATGGAGTAGTGATCATCTGCCCCTGCTCTATGGGCCTGCTGGGCCGTATCGCCAACGGCATTTCCGACGACCTCACTACCCGCGCCGCCGACGTGGCCCTCAAGGAGCGCCGCCGCCTCATCCTCGTGCCCCGCGAAACCCCCTACAACCTCATCCACCTCAGCAATATGAAAGCCATCACCGAGGCGGGCGGCGTTATTTGCCCGGCCAGCCCTTCCTTTTACAGCAAACCACAGAACTTTGAGGAATTGGCCGCTACGGTGGTCGACCGGGTGATCGGCCTGGCGGGGCTGGAGGTGGATACGTACCGGTGGGGGGAACCTTGA
- a CDS encoding MarR family transcriptional regulator: MENQFVKKYADKIQGTLSCYDRVIIKGTLPSVCHAGAMTNLLYRKNYLLKDITQFTNPLRNKLHANAKELAQSAGLAIEFIRNSRTVRKEDLVKKQMEKSQLQSGLVCILSAMESCTNYVYAYDRPNGRSFLKTSGGKCLHYYFYFLDPDYGLCYLRVPTWCPFQLQFYFNAHNWLARQLDQAQIKYELKDNAFTYIEDFSRAQALADRFDVAQPHRRLDDLAGLYCPVYKEITWTGYHWSIMQLEYATDIVFKDKKSLAPIYEELLKNVMHAVTPNDVARFLGRKGVHGKNDQPLDTSYKHVMRAEMRRIKHQMGNTSIKAYDKFGQVFRVETTTNNTNNFYHYRSVEHRDGTKTSKLAPVKKSIYSLKALIPILLGCNKRYLKYLAAFDLAISGKNRLNKVSRPSKVNSRSYKGFNFFDPDDEHLLRTIAKGDFVIKGFRNKGLRKELGTRKE, translated from the coding sequence ATGGAAAATCAATTTGTAAAAAAATATGCCGATAAAATTCAGGGCACTTTGTCCTGCTATGATCGTGTGATCATCAAGGGCACGTTGCCGAGCGTTTGCCATGCCGGAGCAATGACCAACCTGCTTTACCGCAAGAATTACTTGTTGAAGGACATTACTCAGTTTACCAATCCATTGAGAAATAAACTACACGCTAATGCCAAAGAGCTCGCCCAATCAGCAGGCCTTGCAATTGAATTCATCCGTAATAGCCGGACGGTTCGAAAAGAAGACCTGGTCAAAAAACAGATGGAAAAAAGCCAGCTGCAAAGCGGCTTAGTTTGCATCCTGTCGGCCATGGAAAGTTGCACCAATTACGTTTATGCCTATGACCGGCCTAACGGCCGTTCTTTTTTAAAAACAAGTGGGGGCAAATGCCTGCACTACTACTTTTATTTTCTGGATCCGGACTATGGCTTATGCTATCTACGGGTGCCGACCTGGTGTCCGTTCCAATTGCAATTTTATTTCAATGCCCATAATTGGTTGGCCCGGCAATTGGACCAAGCACAAATAAAGTATGAACTCAAAGACAATGCCTTTACCTATATTGAGGACTTTTCCCGTGCCCAGGCTTTGGCCGATCGTTTCGATGTTGCCCAACCCCACCGTCGATTAGATGATTTAGCCGGCCTGTATTGCCCGGTTTACAAAGAAATAACCTGGACCGGGTATCACTGGTCGATTATGCAGCTCGAATATGCTACTGATATTGTTTTTAAAGATAAAAAAAGCCTTGCGCCAATTTATGAAGAACTGCTGAAAAATGTCATGCATGCGGTTACGCCCAACGATGTGGCTCGTTTCCTGGGCCGAAAAGGCGTACACGGAAAAAACGATCAACCTTTAGACACTTCCTACAAGCATGTGATGCGAGCAGAAATGAGACGCATCAAACACCAAATGGGCAATACATCCATCAAAGCCTACGACAAATTTGGTCAGGTCTTTCGAGTGGAAACGACCACCAACAATACCAACAATTTCTATCACTACCGCAGCGTAGAACATCGGGATGGCACTAAAACTTCCAAGTTGGCCCCCGTCAAAAAATCGATCTATTCCCTCAAAGCCCTTATCCCTATCCTGCTGGGATGCAATAAAAGGTACTTGAAGTACCTGGCTGCTTTCGATCTGGCCATTAGCGGAAAGAACCGATTGAATAAGGTTTCCAGGCCCAGCAAAGTCAATAGCCGTTCCTATAAGGGCTTCAATTTCTTTGACCCCGATGATGAACACTTACTTCGTACTATTGCCAAGGGTGATTTTGTGATCAAGGGATTTAGAAATAAAGGCCTGCGAAAGGAGTTAGGCACGAGGAAAGAATAA
- a CDS encoding nuclear transport factor 2 family protein, which yields MKHFLSLVLCLLLANVLPAQVEENPELFQTLRARDSLLFDVGFNTCDISQFEALVSEDMEFYHDQSGITGSKADFIASIENGLCKLDYKARRELVEGSLKVFPMKNNGELYGAIQTGEHRFYAKYPDQEEVLTSTAKFTHLWLLEDGGWRLARVLSYDHEAVGK from the coding sequence ATGAAGCATTTCCTCTCGCTTGTCCTATGCTTGCTCCTCGCCAACGTCCTTCCTGCGCAGGTGGAAGAAAACCCGGAACTGTTCCAAACGCTTCGGGCCCGGGACAGCCTCTTGTTCGATGTAGGGTTCAACACCTGCGACATCAGCCAGTTTGAAGCGTTGGTGAGCGAGGATATGGAATTTTATCACGACCAATCGGGCATCACGGGTTCGAAGGCTGATTTTATCGCCAGTATAGAGAACGGCCTGTGCAAACTGGACTACAAGGCCCGCCGGGAGTTGGTGGAAGGCAGCCTGAAGGTTTTCCCCATGAAAAACAACGGCGAGCTTTACGGCGCCATCCAAACCGGGGAACACCGCTTCTACGCCAAATATCCGGATCAGGAGGAGGTGCTGACGTCTACCGCGAAATTTACGCATCTGTGGTTGCTGGAAGATGGAGGATGGAGGCTCGCCAGGGTATTGAGTTATGATCATGAAGCGGTCGGGAAGTAG
- a CDS encoding putative DNA binding domain-containing protein, whose translation MPEKDIQDRQDIEQLIRAFYSKLTQDEVVSHFFTEVVAIDWEAHFPIMFDFWESVLFHRPTYRRNAMQVHVNLHAKAPLHPEHFERWLSLFEETVDGYFSGEIAHNAKTRARSIATMMQVKLANPGEAAASVSKPGSDNGRLQIIDALSKCKTFERFSPEELKAIASLSRLVHFEAGKDVFSMEHEEEYLFVVHSGRLSLYRQNNKRKELQPGDLFGEMGIFTDQGRLGKIHCVQASSLVAIHKSGIVDSGRLPEGLQLKLVSALTRQVIGYLHEGSLMPTADLIALGETERSEFKAVISKPSKEAIVRSAAAFMNHKGGTILVGVDDTGRILGLSMDNQEVDKFKRDLLNLLKGRLGAGRATLIEFDAERIGGKLLIRIDVDSAQSPVVYTVLTADAKEKEEFIVRTGSMNTQLKKKKEIIDYVLDRFKR comes from the coding sequence ATGCCTGAAAAAGATATACAAGACCGCCAGGATATCGAACAACTCATCCGCGCTTTCTACAGCAAACTTACCCAGGACGAAGTAGTCAGCCATTTTTTCACCGAGGTAGTTGCCATTGACTGGGAGGCTCACTTCCCCATCATGTTTGATTTCTGGGAGTCGGTACTGTTTCACCGGCCTACTTATCGGCGGAATGCCATGCAGGTTCACGTCAATCTTCACGCTAAAGCACCGCTCCACCCAGAGCATTTCGAGCGCTGGTTATCCCTTTTCGAAGAAACGGTGGATGGGTATTTTTCCGGCGAGATCGCCCATAATGCCAAAACGCGGGCTCGCTCCATAGCGACCATGATGCAGGTGAAGCTGGCCAATCCGGGAGAGGCGGCAGCCTCCGTTTCCAAACCCGGGAGTGATAACGGCCGGCTACAGATCATTGATGCATTAAGCAAATGCAAGACATTTGAAAGATTTAGCCCGGAAGAACTAAAGGCTATAGCCAGCCTTTCGCGACTGGTGCATTTCGAAGCGGGTAAAGATGTGTTTTCAATGGAGCATGAGGAGGAATACCTTTTCGTGGTGCACTCCGGCCGTTTATCCTTGTATCGGCAAAACAACAAGCGCAAGGAACTGCAGCCGGGCGACCTCTTCGGTGAGATGGGGATTTTCACCGATCAGGGGCGGCTGGGTAAAATACATTGTGTGCAAGCATCCAGCCTGGTAGCCATCCACAAAAGCGGTATCGTCGACTCCGGGCGCCTGCCGGAAGGGTTGCAGCTCAAGTTGGTTAGCGCCCTGACCCGGCAGGTCATCGGATATTTACACGAAGGCAGCCTTATGCCTACTGCCGATCTGATTGCCCTGGGGGAGACGGAGCGCTCGGAGTTCAAAGCGGTCATCAGCAAACCCTCCAAGGAGGCCATCGTCCGGTCGGCGGCCGCCTTCATGAACCACAAGGGAGGTACCATCCTGGTCGGCGTCGATGATACCGGCCGGATACTTGGCCTGAGCATGGACAACCAGGAGGTCGATAAATTTAAGAGAGACCTGCTCAATCTTTTGAAGGGCCGCCTTGGGGCCGGCCGGGCTACGCTTATCGAGTTTGATGCGGAGCGGATCGGTGGCAAGCTATTGATCCGCATCGATGTAGATTCAGCCCAGTCGCCGGTGGTTTACACCGTTTTGACTGCCGATGCAAAGGAAAAGGAGGAGTTCATCGTCCGAACCGGTTCGATGAATACGCAACTGAAAAAGAAGAAAGAAATCATCGACTACGTGCTGGACCGTTTTAAAAGATAA
- a CDS encoding IS630 family transposase, protein MHVLYLRAKGLRPGPCAEVADVHPNSVTRWTKAYMERGRAGLLAVERYRPSSDLVNYADKIKADFDKDPPRCASEARKRIKQLTGLERGMTQVRKFVKHVLKFRYRKFRPLPGGKLPIKELAAKQAAFLEQELNPLLDKATRGVADVFFVDAAHPVQGFHSGHVWSEKPVCVRTSSGRQRVNILGAMHAATHELYSISTTDYIKATTVVELISFLREELPGRSIYLVLDNARYQRCELVAKAARKYRVHLVFLPPYSPNLNLIERFWKYLKKQVLAGFHYPTKQGFVEAIDNFIDEVNEGLHEEEINELMNLKFQLLEVA, encoded by the coding sequence ATGCATGTACTATATCTTCGGGCCAAGGGGCTTCGTCCCGGGCCCTGCGCCGAGGTAGCTGATGTACACCCCAATTCGGTTACCCGCTGGACGAAGGCCTATATGGAACGGGGGCGGGCCGGGCTGCTGGCAGTAGAGCGCTACCGCCCTTCCAGCGACTTGGTGAACTATGCTGACAAGATCAAGGCAGATTTTGACAAGGATCCGCCACGTTGTGCCAGCGAGGCGCGCAAACGGATCAAGCAGCTTACCGGCTTGGAGCGCGGAATGACTCAAGTGCGCAAATTTGTCAAGCACGTACTCAAGTTTCGCTATCGCAAGTTCCGCCCCCTGCCAGGAGGGAAGCTGCCTATCAAAGAGCTGGCCGCCAAGCAGGCAGCTTTCCTTGAGCAGGAGTTGAACCCCTTGCTGGACAAGGCCACACGAGGAGTGGCGGACGTGTTCTTTGTCGATGCGGCACACCCTGTACAAGGCTTTCATAGTGGCCATGTATGGAGCGAGAAGCCCGTCTGCGTCAGGACATCAAGCGGCCGGCAGCGAGTGAACATCCTGGGGGCTATGCATGCGGCCACGCATGAATTGTACAGCATCAGCACTACAGATTATATCAAGGCAACAACAGTTGTCGAGCTCATTAGCTTCCTTCGCGAAGAGCTGCCCGGCAGGAGCATATACCTGGTTTTGGACAATGCCCGCTATCAAAGGTGCGAATTGGTGGCCAAGGCAGCCAGGAAATACCGGGTTCACTTGGTTTTCCTACCCCCATATTCCCCTAACCTGAACCTTATCGAGCGGTTTTGGAAATACCTCAAAAAGCAAGTCCTGGCTGGCTTCCATTACCCAACCAAGCAAGGCTTCGTTGAAGCCATTGACAACTTTATTGACGAAGTCAATGAGGGGTTGCACGAGGAGGAAATCAACGAGTTGATGAACCTTAAATTTCAGCTCCTTGAGGTGGCTTGA